A DNA window from Drosophila biarmipes strain raj3 chromosome 2R, RU_DBia_V1.1, whole genome shotgun sequence contains the following coding sequences:
- the LOC108022565 gene encoding tubulin-specific chaperone cofactor E-like protein, with the protein MPSLLEALERKYFAECEFENAHQPELHKRSDLPNDFTVTKCGGRMEFSIFIPRLSPLTSVPALLVLNDCDIDSAGDFESIREKCQRVRELDLAQNKLSDWSEVFSILEHMPRIEFLNLSKNQLASPISTLPTAPTINLKSLVLNGTYLDWACVDTLLKHLPVLQELHLSLNNYRQVLIDAEEAEQRLQEKETPEETERRITKAHPALKTLHFTGNPVEHWQEICRLGRLFPNLEALVLADCPIRTLQAEESGETHKYFPSLKLLNLSSAQLNSWAAIDQLAKFGQLRNLRVKHWPLWESLECTEHERRQLLIARLPNVEMLNGGGKISSDERVDSERAFVRYYMDKPEDERPERYEELLRIHGKLDPLVNVSLKPDKRVKVLFTYNDVSESRFVDIYLTVNDLKAKLEKLVGLAPNKMRLYYLDQDYKEFGPEEMRFPNKQLYSYNIQSGDEIIIDAKK; encoded by the coding sequence ATGCCTTCCCTGCTGGAGGCGCTGGAGCGCAAGTATTTCGCGGAATGCGAATTCGAGAATGCCCACCAACCGGAACTCCACAAGCGGAGTGACCTGCCCAATGACTTTACGGTCACCAAGTGCGGCGGACGCATGGAGTTCTCCATCTTCATACCCCGCCTGTCGCCCCTGACCAGTGTGCCAGCCCTCCTTGTGCTCAACGACTGCGACATCGATTCGGCCGGGGACTTCGAGAGCATCCGCGAGAAGTGCCAGCGGGTGAGGGAACTGGATCTGGCCCAGAACAAGCTCAGCGACTGGTCGGAGGTCTTCAGCATTCTGGAGCACATGCCGCGCATCGAGTTCCTCAACCTGAGCAAGAACCAGCTGGCCAGTCCGATTAGCACGCTGCCCACGGCCCCCACGATCAATCTGAAGAGCCTGGTGCTCAATGGCACCTACCTGGACTGGGCCTGCGTGGACACGCTGCTGAAGCACCTGCCTGTGCTCCAAGAGCTACATCTCAGCCTGAACAACTACAGACAGGTGCTGATCGATGCCGAGGAGGCGGAGCAGCGGCTGCAGGAGAAGGAGACGCCCGAGGAGACGGAGCGGCGCATCACCAAGGCCCATCCCGCCCTCAAGACCCTGCACTTCACCGGCAATCCCGTCGAGCACTGGCAGGAGATCTGCCGCCTGGGCCGGTTGTTCCCCAACCTGGAGGCCCTGGTCCTGGCCGATTGTCCCATCCGCACGCTGCAGGCGGAGGAGAGCGGCGAGACCCACAAGTACTTCCCCAGTCTGAAGCTCCTCAATCTCAGCTCCGCGCAACTTAACAGCTGGGCGGCCATCGATCAGCTGGCCAAGTTCGGACAGCTGCGGAACCTGCGGGTCAAGCACTGGCCCCTCTGGGAGAGCCTGGAGTGCACGGAGCACGAGCGGAGGCAGCTGCTCATCGCCCGACTGCCCAATGTGGAGATGCTCAATGGCGGGGGCAAGATCAGCAGCGATGAGCGCGTGGATTCCGAGAGGGCATTTGTGAGATACTATATGGACAAACCGGAGGACGAGCGACCCGAGCGCTACGAGGAGCTGCTGCGCATCCATGGCAAGCTGGACCCCCTGGTCAATGTGAGCCTGAAGCCGGACAAGCGGGTCAAGGTCCTGTTCACCTACAACGATGTGAGCGAGAGCCGGTTCGTGGACATCTATCTGACCGTCAACGATCTGAAGGCGAAGCTGGAGAAGCTGGTGGGCCTGGCGCCCAACAAGATGCGACTGTACTATCTGGATCAGGACTACAAGGAGTTCGGGCCCGAGGAGATGCGGTTCCCCAACAAGCAGTTGTACAGCTACAACATCCAGTCGGGTGACGAGATCATCATCGATGCCAAGAAGTGA